In one Agelaius phoeniceus isolate bAgePho1 chromosome 21, bAgePho1.hap1, whole genome shotgun sequence genomic region, the following are encoded:
- the LHX3 gene encoding LIM/homeobox protein Lhx3 produces the protein MLLERVRAGSEKAAELCPFPRSPEIPLCAGCNQHIVDRFILKVLDRHWHSKCLKCSDCQTQLAEKCFSRGDGVYCKEDFFKRFGTKCAACQQGIPPTQVVRRAQDFVYHLHCFACIVCKRQLATGDEFYLMEDSRLVCKADYETAKQREAESTAKRPRTTITAKQLETLKNAYNNSPKPARHVREQLSSETGLDMRVVQVWFQNRRAKEKRLKKDAGRQRWGQYFRNMKRSRGTSKSDKDSIQEEGPDSDAEVSFTDEPSMSEMSHSNGIYSALNEASPALGRQAGTNGSFALEHGGIPAPEPFHDLRSSSPYGIPPSPASLQALPGHQPLISSLVYPDNGLAIMGQSGPGVPQPMRVLAGNGPSSDLSTGSSGGYPDFPASPASWLDEVDHAQF, from the exons ATGCTGCTGGAGCGGGTCCGCGCCGGTTCGGAGAAGGCAGCGGAGCTCTGCCCCTTCCCGCGGAGCCCAG AGATCCCGCTGTGCGCCGGCTGCAACCAGCACATCGTGGACAGGTTCATCCTCAAAGTCCTGGACCGGCACTGGCACAGCAAGTGCCTGAAATGCTCCGACTGCCAGACGCAGCTGGCCGAGAAGTGCTTCAGCCGCGGGGACGGCGTCTACTGCAAGGAAGATTTCTTCAA GCGCTTCGGGACGAAGTGTGCCGCCTGCCAGCAGGGCATCCCCCCGACCCAGGTGGTGCGCCGGGCACAGGACTTCGTTTACCACCTGCACTGCTTCGCCTGCATCGTCTGCAAGCGGCAGCTGGCCACCGGCGACGAGTTCTACCTCATGGAGGACAGCAGGCTGGTCTGCAAGGCGGACTACGAGACGGCCAAGCAGAGAG AGGCTGAGTCTACGGCCAAGAGGCCCCGCACCACCATCACGGCCAAGCAGCTGGAGACCCTCAAAAACGCTTATAACAACTCGCCCAAACCGGCGCGGCACGTCCGGGAGCAGCTCTCGTCGGAGACGGGGCTGGACATGCGGGTGGTGCAG GTCTGGTTCCAGAACCGCAGGGCCAAGGAGAAAAGGCTGAAGAAGGACGCGGGCAGGCAGCGGTGGGGGCAGTACTTCAGGAACATGAAGCGATCCCGGGGGACATCCAAGTCCGACAAGGACAGCATCCAGGAGGAGGGGCCCGACAGCGACGCCGAGGTTTCCTTCACAG ATGAGCCCTCCATGTCGGAAATGAGCCATTCCAACGGGATTTACAGCGCCCTGAACGAGGCCTCGCCGGCGCTGGGGCGGCAGGCGGGCACCAACGGGAGCTTTGCCCTGGAGCACGGCGGGATCCCGGCCCCGGAGCCGTTCCACGACCTGCGCTCCAGCAGCCCCTACGGCATCCCCCCATCCCCAGCgtccctgcaggcactgccaggccACCAGCCCTTGATCTCCAGCTTGGTGTACCCAGACAACGGCTTGGCCATCATGGGACAGAGCGGACCAGGGGTGCCCCAGCCCATGAGGGTCCTGGCTGGCAATGGACCGAGCTCCGACCTCTCCACCGGCAGCAGCGGGGGGTACCCGGAtttcccggccagcccggccTCCTGGCTGGATGAGGTCGACCACGCTCAGTTTTGA